A stretch of Flavobacterium sp. N2270 DNA encodes these proteins:
- a CDS encoding Crp/Fnr family transcriptional regulator — translation MALILQNIEKIVSLSDLEKETILSKIEIKHYKAKTVLLNAGEICKHSYFVNSGILRSFNINDNIVEHVLQFACEGWWIGDMYSLITQKPGNLYVEVNEDAEVVLLSKENQEELFQEIPKLERFFRILTENSLVANQERLMDNLSLSAEERFEKFCTKYPSLIQKVPQKQIASYIGVTPEFFSKMKAKILKK, via the coding sequence ATGGCATTAATTCTTCAAAATATAGAAAAAATAGTTTCTCTTTCTGATTTGGAAAAGGAAACTATTTTATCTAAAATTGAAATCAAACATTATAAAGCAAAAACAGTTTTATTAAACGCCGGAGAAATTTGTAAACATTCCTATTTTGTAAACTCAGGAATTTTAAGAAGTTTTAATATCAATGATAATATAGTAGAACACGTATTGCAATTTGCTTGTGAAGGTTGGTGGATTGGAGACATGTATAGCCTAATAACCCAAAAACCTGGTAATCTTTATGTTGAAGTAAATGAAGATGCTGAAGTCGTTTTACTCTCTAAAGAAAATCAAGAAGAATTGTTTCAAGAAATTCCAAAACTAGAACGCTTTTTTAGAATTTTAACCGAAAACTCATTGGTTGCAAATCAAGAGCGATTAATGGACAACTTGAGTTTATCGGCTGAAGAACGATTTGAAAAATTCTGTACTAAATATCCAAGTTTAATTCAAAAAGTACCTCAAAAACAAATTGCTTCTTATATTGGTGTAACACCAGAATTTTTTAGCAAAATGAAGGCTAAAATACTCAAAAAATAA
- the rsmG gene encoding 16S rRNA (guanine(527)-N(7))-methyltransferase RsmG: MELLLSYFPHLTEIQIKQFQDLQKLYEDWNAKINVISRKDIDELYTRHILHSLGIVKILEFKPGSRIMDVGTGGGFPGIPLAIMHPEVDFYLIDVIAKKIKVVNEVATALGLKNVKAEQKRAELVKDNFDFIVSRAVTNMPDFVDWVADKVKKESKHELKNGILYLKGGDLTEELASFPNATQYDLSDFFKEEFFETKKVVHLPLKFKK, translated from the coding sequence ATGGAACTTTTATTAAGTTATTTTCCTCATTTGACTGAGATTCAAATAAAACAATTTCAAGATTTACAAAAATTGTATGAAGATTGGAATGCAAAAATCAATGTAATTTCTAGAAAAGATATAGATGAATTATATACCCGTCATATATTACATTCTTTAGGAATTGTAAAAATATTAGAATTTAAACCTGGTTCTAGAATTATGGATGTAGGAACAGGTGGTGGTTTTCCTGGAATTCCATTGGCCATCATGCATCCTGAGGTTGATTTTTATTTAATTGATGTAATTGCAAAAAAAATAAAAGTGGTAAATGAGGTGGCTACTGCATTAGGTTTAAAAAATGTAAAAGCTGAACAAAAGCGAGCTGAATTAGTAAAAGATAATTTTGATTTTATTGTAAGTAGAGCCGTTACTAATATGCCTGATTTTGTTGATTGGGTGGCTGATAAAGTAAAGAAAGAATCGAAACACGAATTAAAAAATGGAATCTTATATTTAAAAGGCGGCGATTTAACAGAAGAACTTGCTTCTTTTCCCAATGCTACTCAATACGATCTTTCTGATTTTTTTAAGGAAGAATTTTTCGAAACAAAAAAAGTGGTGCATTTACCACTTAAATTTAAGAAATAA
- a CDS encoding peptidoglycan DD-metalloendopeptidase family protein codes for MENIKAFFNQLNCAKVISNEIDYSKYVALDLSSNNSELGKHKLETAQDYEKFIQNHLDTNNAQIAYGGYKETRNLYKRSTVFKNEVSDERNIHIGLDLWINESAPIYAALDGKIHSFQNNTALGDYGPVIILEHTFENFTFHTLYGHLSEESLFEKEIGQIVKKGEQIGNLGLPPINGDYAPHLHFQIIIDMEDKKGDYAGVCSMNTLDFYSKNCPDPNWLLKIY; via the coding sequence ATGGAAAATATTAAAGCTTTCTTTAACCAACTCAATTGTGCTAAAGTTATCTCAAATGAAATTGACTATTCTAAATATGTTGCTTTAGATCTATCTTCAAATAATTCTGAATTAGGTAAACATAAATTAGAAACAGCTCAAGATTATGAAAAGTTTATTCAAAATCATTTAGATACCAACAATGCGCAAATAGCATATGGTGGTTATAAAGAAACCAGAAATTTATATAAGCGTAGTACTGTTTTTAAAAATGAAGTTTCAGATGAACGTAACATTCATATTGGCTTAGATTTGTGGATTAATGAATCGGCTCCTATTTATGCTGCTTTAGATGGAAAAATTCATAGTTTTCAAAACAATACAGCACTTGGTGATTATGGACCCGTAATTATTTTGGAACATACTTTTGAAAATTTTACTTTCCATACTTTATATGGACATTTAAGTGAAGAGAGCTTGTTTGAAAAAGAAATTGGACAAATTGTAAAAAAAGGAGAACAAATAGGAAATCTTGGTTTACCACCAATTAATGGTGATTACGCACCTCATTTACACTTTCAAATTATTATTGACATGGAAGACAAAAAAGGAGATTATGCAGGCGTTTGTAGTATGAACACTTTGGATTTCTATTCAAAAAATTGCCCTGATCCTAATTGGTTATTGAAAATCTATTAA
- a CDS encoding pirin family protein: MKNSVIHKANTRGNANHGWLNAYHSFSFASWYNAERVQFGALRVLNDDTIAAGMGFGTHPHDNMEIITIPLEGDLAHKDSMGNTATIKTGDVQVMSAGTGIQHSEFNPNHNQQTKLFQIWLFPKTRNVEPRYQQITLDKSLQKNNFAQILSPNSNDEGVWIHQDAWFYLSDFDAGFSKKLSLQKEGNGFYIMNIEGEIEVNGEVLERRDAIGVWETSEIEIKANSDSKFLIMEIPMNQ; this comes from the coding sequence ATGAAAAATTCAGTTATACATAAAGCAAACACAAGAGGAAATGCAAATCACGGTTGGTTAAATGCTTATCATAGTTTTAGCTTTGCGAGTTGGTACAATGCCGAAAGAGTTCAGTTTGGTGCTTTACGTGTTTTAAACGATGATACAATCGCTGCAGGAATGGGTTTTGGAACACATCCTCATGATAATATGGAGATTATTACAATTCCATTAGAAGGCGATTTAGCACATAAAGACAGTATGGGAAATACTGCAACTATAAAAACAGGCGATGTGCAAGTTATGAGTGCCGGAACAGGAATTCAACATTCTGAATTCAATCCAAATCATAATCAACAAACGAAGTTATTCCAAATTTGGTTGTTTCCAAAAACAAGAAATGTAGAACCGCGTTACCAACAAATAACTTTAGACAAATCATTACAAAAAAATAATTTTGCTCAAATATTATCACCAAATTCAAATGATGAAGGTGTTTGGATTCATCAAGATGCTTGGTTTTATTTAAGTGATTTTGACGCTGGTTTTTCTAAAAAACTTTCGCTTCAAAAAGAAGGGAACGGTTTTTATATTATGAATATTGAAGGAGAAATTGAAGTAAATGGTGAAGTTTTGGAAAGAAGAGATGCAATTGGAGTTTGGGAAACTTCTGAAATTGAAATTAAAGCCAACTCTGATTCTAAATTTTTAATAATGGAAATTCCTATGAATCAATAA
- a CDS encoding phospholipase A has product MKYLTTIVLIIFFSSNISFSQVDFNNIIIKKSMSQKWELDSIDKKGTFRFVSYKPVYFTAARWSNKSNQVPFTESGDFAVKENNLFNNIEAKFQISFKSKLIQDMFFGTGDLWMGFTQKAHWQVYNKKLSRAFRELNYEPEIILNFPLQIDFFKGKLRTFGIILNHQSNGKDIPTSRSWNRIILNIGYEYENWSVNFRPWYRVPDSEDENPGITRYIGDGELEIGTNFGRHEVYTIMSHSFSTFKNGNIQLNYIFPIHGHLRGHLQAFHGYGETLIDYNVSQTTVGIGVSFANW; this is encoded by the coding sequence ATGAAATATTTAACTACAATAGTTCTAATAATATTTTTTTCATCTAACATTTCTTTTTCACAAGTTGATTTTAATAATATAATTATTAAAAAAAGTATGTCTCAAAAATGGGAATTAGATAGTATTGATAAAAAAGGAACTTTTCGCTTTGTTTCTTATAAACCTGTTTATTTTACAGCAGCTCGTTGGTCTAATAAGAGTAACCAAGTGCCGTTTACTGAAAGTGGAGATTTTGCTGTTAAAGAAAATAATCTTTTTAATAATATTGAAGCTAAATTTCAAATTAGCTTTAAAAGTAAATTAATCCAAGATATGTTTTTTGGAACTGGTGATTTGTGGATGGGGTTTACCCAAAAGGCGCATTGGCAAGTTTATAATAAAAAGCTTTCTAGAGCATTTAGAGAGTTAAATTATGAGCCTGAAATAATTTTAAATTTTCCATTGCAAATTGATTTTTTTAAAGGAAAATTAAGAACTTTTGGAATTATTTTAAATCATCAATCTAATGGGAAGGATATTCCAACTTCTAGAAGTTGGAATAGAATTATATTAAATATAGGTTATGAGTACGAAAATTGGAGTGTAAATTTTAGGCCTTGGTATCGTGTGCCTGATTCGGAAGATGAAAATCCAGGAATTACTAGATATATTGGTGACGGAGAATTAGAAATAGGAACTAATTTTGGCCGACATGAAGTATATACCATTATGTCGCATTCTTTTAGTACTTTTAAAAATGGAAATATACAGTTAAATTATATTTTCCCTATTCATGGACATTTAAGAGGACATTTACAAGCATTTCATGGTTATGGAGAAACATTAATTGATTACAATGTAAGCCAAACTACTGTCGGAATTGGTGTGTCTTTTGCTAATTGGTAA
- a CDS encoding NADPH-dependent FMN reductase, producing MTKKIIAFGGSSSRNSINKQLATYAAHQFKNVEIKILDLNDYEMPIFSVDKEKENGIHNLATDFYTKIGSADLLIISLAEHNGAYSSAFKNILDWTSRINGKVFQGKKMLLMATSPGARGGQSVLDIAKDRFPRHDAHLVGTFSLPSFYENFDETNGIINSDLKNELLEIVKTIDL from the coding sequence ATGACTAAAAAAATAATTGCCTTTGGTGGTTCATCAAGTAGAAACTCAATCAATAAACAACTAGCTACATATGCTGCTCATCAATTTAAAAATGTTGAAATCAAAATTTTAGATTTAAATGATTATGAAATGCCTATTTTTTCTGTAGATAAAGAAAAAGAAAACGGAATACATAATTTGGCAACTGATTTTTATACAAAAATTGGAAGTGCTGATTTATTAATTATTTCTTTGGCAGAACACAATGGTGCTTATTCTTCTGCATTTAAAAATATTTTAGATTGGACTTCAAGAATTAACGGAAAAGTTTTTCAAGGAAAAAAAATGTTATTAATGGCAACTTCTCCTGGTGCTCGTGGTGGACAATCGGTTTTAGACATTGCAAAAGATAGGTTTCCAAGACATGATGCTCATTTAGTTGGCACATTTTCTTTACCAAGTTTTTATGAAAATTTTGACGAAACAAACGGTATTATTAATTCTGATTTAAAAAATGAATTATTGGAAATCGTAAAAACTATTGATTTATAA
- the fabD gene encoding ACP S-malonyltransferase codes for MKAYIFPGQGAQFSGMGKDLYENSPLAQELFEKANDILGFRITDIMFEGTAEQLKETKVTQPAVFLHSVILAKTLGEDFKPEMVAGHSLGEFSALVANGALSFEDGLKLVSQRALAMQKACEIKPSTMAAVLNLDDKIVEDICASIDGVVVAANYNCPGQLVISGEYKAVEEACEKMKEAGAKRALILPVGGAFHSPMMEPAREELAAAIEATTFSTPICPVYQNVTATAVSDAEEIKKNLIIQLTAPVKWTQSVQQMIADGATSFTEVGPGKVLVGLVGKINKEAETFSA; via the coding sequence ATGAAAGCATACATATTTCCAGGTCAAGGCGCTCAATTCTCAGGAATGGGTAAAGACTTATATGAAAACTCACCTTTAGCACAAGAATTATTCGAAAAAGCGAATGACATTTTAGGTTTCCGTATTACAGACATAATGTTTGAAGGAACTGCTGAACAATTAAAAGAAACGAAGGTTACACAACCTGCAGTATTTTTACATTCGGTAATTTTAGCAAAAACACTTGGTGAAGATTTTAAACCAGAAATGGTGGCTGGACATTCATTAGGCGAATTTTCTGCTTTAGTTGCTAACGGAGCTTTATCATTTGAAGACGGATTAAAATTAGTTTCTCAACGTGCTTTAGCAATGCAAAAAGCATGTGAAATTAAACCTTCAACAATGGCCGCTGTTTTAAACCTTGACGATAAAATTGTTGAAGATATTTGTGCTTCAATTGATGGTGTTGTGGTTGCTGCAAATTATAACTGTCCAGGTCAATTAGTAATTTCTGGAGAATACAAAGCAGTTGAAGAAGCTTGTGAAAAAATGAAAGAAGCTGGAGCAAAAAGAGCTTTAATTTTACCTGTTGGAGGAGCATTTCATTCACCAATGATGGAACCAGCAAGAGAGGAACTAGCAGCTGCAATTGAAGCAACAACTTTCTCTACTCCAATTTGTCCGGTTTATCAAAACGTAACGGCAACTGCTGTTTCTGATGCTGAAGAAATTAAGAAAAATTTAATCATTCAATTAACTGCTCCGGTAAAATGGACACAATCTGTTCAGCAAATGATTGCTGATGGAGCAACTAGCTTTACAGAAGTTGGACCAGGAAAAGTATTAGTTGGATTGGTTGGAAAAATCAATAAAGAAGCAGAAACATTTTCGGCTTAA
- the galE gene encoding UDP-glucose 4-epimerase GalE has translation MKILVTGGLGFIGSHTVVELQNEGFEVIAIDNLSNSSIDVLEGIFNITGKKPIFEKLDLREKSMVQDFFSRHNDVVGVIHFAASKAVGESVENPLLYYENNINSLVYLLQELTKLPQAHFIFSSSCTVYGQAEKMPITEDAPVQTAISPYGNTKQIGEEIITDVAKVTNVNSILLRYFNPIGAHSSAEIGELPIGTPQNLVPFITQTAMGLRKELSVFGKDYPTSDGTAIRDYIHVVDLAKAHVVALKRLLNKENSEKVETFNLGTGTGSSVLEVINTFEKVSKQKLNYKIVGRREGDITEAYANTDKANDVLGWKAQSSLEEALASAWKWEQKIRR, from the coding sequence ATGAAAATACTAGTAACAGGAGGATTAGGTTTTATAGGTTCGCACACAGTAGTAGAATTACAAAATGAAGGTTTTGAAGTAATAGCTATTGACAATTTATCCAATTCTTCTATTGATGTTTTAGAAGGAATTTTTAACATTACTGGAAAAAAACCAATTTTTGAAAAGTTAGATTTACGTGAGAAATCTATGGTTCAGGATTTTTTTTCAAGACATAACGATGTTGTTGGAGTGATTCATTTTGCTGCTTCAAAAGCTGTTGGTGAAAGTGTTGAAAATCCTTTGTTGTACTATGAGAATAACATTAATTCATTAGTTTATCTTTTACAAGAATTAACAAAATTACCTCAAGCTCATTTTATTTTCAGTTCATCTTGTACAGTTTACGGTCAAGCCGAAAAAATGCCAATAACTGAAGATGCACCTGTGCAAACCGCTATTTCTCCATATGGGAACACCAAGCAAATAGGGGAAGAAATTATTACAGATGTAGCTAAAGTTACCAATGTAAATTCAATTTTATTACGTTATTTTAATCCTATTGGAGCACATTCTTCTGCTGAAATTGGTGAATTACCTATTGGAACACCACAAAATCTAGTTCCATTTATAACACAAACTGCAATGGGATTAAGAAAGGAATTATCTGTTTTTGGAAAAGATTATCCTACCTCAGATGGAACTGCAATTCGAGATTATATTCACGTAGTCGATTTAGCAAAAGCACATGTTGTGGCACTAAAACGGTTGTTAAATAAAGAAAATAGTGAAAAGGTTGAAACTTTTAATCTTGGTACAGGAACGGGAAGTTCTGTTCTAGAAGTGATTAATACTTTTGAAAAAGTATCTAAACAAAAATTAAACTATAAAATTGTGGGTAGAAGAGAAGGTGATATTACCGAAGCTTATGCCAATACAGATAAAGCAAATGACGTTCTTGGTTGGAAAGCACAATCTTCTTTAGAAGAAGCGTTAGCAAGTGCTTGGAAATGGGAACAAAAGATTAGAAGATAA
- the purT gene encoding formate-dependent phosphoribosylglycinamide formyltransferase, translating into MNKKILLLGSGELGKEFVIAAQRIGQTVIAVDSYENAPAMQVAHGFEVINMLDGAELDRIVAKHNPDFIVPEIEAIRTERFYDYEKQGITVVPSAKAANFTMNRKAIRDLAAKDLGLRTANYRYATTAEELQKAVEVVGIPCVVKPLMSSSGKGQSTIKTTEDITKAWNYAVEGSRGDVVEVIVEAFVNFHSEITLLTVTQNNNPTLFCAPIGHRQERGDYQESWQPARVSDKDLEESQDMAKKVTEALGGAGLFGVEFFLTNEGVYFSELSPRPHDTGMVTLANTQNFNEFELHLRAILSLPISEITLEKNGASAVILASENSNNPTFTGVENVACLPKTDFRLFGKPTSRPYRRMGVVLTNDNLETSIEEIVERAKETTKLVTVNS; encoded by the coding sequence ATGAACAAAAAAATACTACTATTAGGATCAGGAGAATTAGGAAAAGAATTTGTAATTGCAGCACAACGAATCGGTCAAACGGTTATTGCAGTAGACAGTTATGAAAATGCTCCAGCAATGCAAGTTGCACACGGTTTTGAAGTAATTAACATGCTAGACGGAGCCGAATTAGACAGAATTGTAGCAAAACACAATCCTGATTTTATAGTTCCTGAAATTGAAGCTATTCGCACCGAACGTTTTTATGATTATGAAAAACAAGGAATTACTGTCGTTCCTTCTGCGAAAGCGGCTAATTTCACCATGAATCGAAAAGCTATTCGTGATTTAGCGGCGAAAGATTTAGGTCTACGCACTGCAAATTATCGTTACGCAACAACAGCCGAAGAATTGCAAAAAGCTGTTGAAGTTGTTGGAATACCATGTGTAGTAAAACCTTTGATGAGTTCTTCTGGAAAAGGGCAATCTACTATAAAAACTACTGAAGACATTACAAAAGCTTGGAATTATGCCGTTGAAGGTTCACGTGGTGACGTAGTTGAAGTAATTGTAGAAGCATTTGTGAATTTTCATTCCGAAATAACTTTATTAACCGTTACTCAAAATAATAATCCTACACTGTTTTGCGCACCAATTGGTCACAGACAAGAACGAGGAGATTATCAAGAAAGTTGGCAACCAGCTAGAGTTTCTGATAAAGATTTAGAAGAATCACAAGATATGGCAAAAAAAGTTACAGAAGCACTTGGTGGAGCCGGACTTTTTGGGGTGGAGTTTTTCTTAACTAATGAAGGCGTGTATTTTTCTGAATTATCACCAAGACCTCATGATACTGGAATGGTAACACTCGCAAATACACAAAATTTTAACGAGTTTGAATTGCATTTACGTGCCATTTTAAGTTTACCAATTTCTGAAATTACTTTAGAAAAAAATGGTGCAAGTGCGGTTATATTAGCCTCTGAAAACTCTAATAACCCCACATTTACAGGAGTTGAAAATGTAGCATGCTTACCAAAAACCGATTTTAGATTATTTGGAAAACCAACCTCAAGACCGTACAGAAGAATGGGAGTTGTCTTAACGAACGACAATTTAGAAACTTCTATCGAAGAAATTGTGGAAAGAGCAAAAGAAACTACTAAATTGGTAACTGTTAATTCATAA
- a CDS encoding fatty acid desaturase family protein, with protein sequence MNTNTPIFSKKDDTKFFRTLNKRVNEYFKENNIKRTGNWKLYLKTIILFTLFIAPYFIIIASPKIHFGIFILLSIVLGIGMAGIGMNVMHDGNHGAYSTKKWVNKFMGGSIYILAGNVYNWQVQHNVLHHTYTNIPGHDEDLDAGRVIRFTKTAKWEKFHKFQHYYSIFLYGLLTFNWSLTTDFKQMACYLKRKLSYGEAKSPKILWTTLVITKIIYFSVWLVIPMVVGVVWWKVLIGFFVMHYVAGLILSVVFQLAHIIDETTNPQPSENGEIENTWAVHQLFTTVNFAPKNWLVNWYTGGLNHQIEHHIFPNISHIHYDKIAEFVKQTAAECNLPYHEYKTMTSAVIAHFKHLKDLGQKPQLA encoded by the coding sequence ATGAATACAAACACCCCTATTTTTTCAAAAAAAGACGACACTAAGTTTTTTAGAACTTTAAATAAAAGAGTTAACGAATATTTCAAAGAGAATAATATTAAAAGAACAGGTAACTGGAAACTATATTTAAAAACAATTATACTTTTTACACTTTTCATAGCTCCATATTTTATTATAATTGCTTCCCCTAAAATTCATTTTGGTATTTTTATTTTATTATCAATCGTTTTAGGTATTGGAATGGCAGGTATTGGGATGAATGTAATGCATGATGGAAATCACGGAGCGTACTCAACAAAAAAATGGGTAAATAAATTTATGGGAGGAAGTATTTATATTCTTGCCGGAAATGTTTACAACTGGCAAGTTCAACACAATGTATTACACCATACATATACAAATATTCCCGGTCATGATGAAGATCTAGATGCAGGTCGTGTAATTCGTTTTACAAAGACAGCAAAATGGGAGAAGTTTCATAAATTTCAACATTATTATTCTATATTTTTATACGGTTTATTGACTTTCAATTGGTCGCTTACTACTGATTTTAAACAAATGGCTTGTTATTTAAAAAGAAAATTATCTTATGGAGAAGCTAAAAGCCCAAAAATCCTTTGGACAACTTTAGTAATTACAAAAATTATTTATTTTTCAGTTTGGCTGGTAATCCCAATGGTGGTAGGAGTAGTATGGTGGAAAGTTTTAATAGGCTTTTTTGTTATGCATTATGTGGCTGGGTTAATATTAAGTGTTGTATTTCAATTAGCACACATTATCGATGAAACAACGAATCCACAACCTTCTGAAAATGGTGAAATTGAAAATACTTGGGCTGTACATCAATTATTTACAACCGTAAATTTTGCTCCAAAAAACTGGCTGGTAAACTGGTACACAGGAGGGTTAAACCACCAAATTGAACACCATATATTCCCAAACATTAGTCACATTCATTATGATAAAATTGCTGAATTTGTAAAACAAACTGCAGCAGAATGTAATTTACCATATCATGAATACAAAACAATGACAAGTGCAGTAATTGCACATTTCAAACATTTAAAAGATTTAGGACAAAAACCACAATTAGCATAA
- a CDS encoding pyridoxal phosphate-dependent aminotransferase, which translates to MNPLSDRINNLSTSQTLAMAALARELKAQGKDIISLSLGEPDFNTPDFIKEAAKKAIDENYSTYTPVDGYVELKEAICKKFKRDNDLDYKPSNIVVSTGAKQSLYNIAQVMLNEGDEVILPAPYWVSYYEIIKLSGGVPVEVPTSIDTDFKITAEQLEKAITPKTKMIWYSSPCNPSGSVYSREELTALAKVLEKHPNIYVVSDEIYEHINFTGTFCSIASIPGMLEKTITVNGVAKAFAMTGWRIGYIGAPEFIAKACTKIQGQVTSGANSIAQRATIAAVEADPKVLNYMVEAFHKRRDLVVGLIKEIPGLKINVPEGAFYVFPDVSSFFGKTLNGTKIENATDFSMYLLAEANVATVTGEAFGNPDCIRFSYATSEELLVEAMRRIKQALA; encoded by the coding sequence ATGAATCCATTATCTGATAGAATTAATAATTTATCTACTTCTCAAACTTTAGCAATGGCTGCTTTAGCAAGAGAATTAAAAGCGCAAGGAAAAGATATTATCAGTCTTAGCTTAGGTGAGCCTGATTTTAATACTCCTGACTTCATTAAAGAAGCTGCAAAAAAAGCAATTGATGAAAACTATAGTACATATACACCAGTTGATGGATATGTAGAACTTAAAGAAGCTATTTGCAAAAAATTTAAAAGAGATAATGATTTAGATTATAAGCCTTCTAATATTGTTGTATCTACTGGAGCAAAACAATCTTTATATAATATTGCGCAAGTAATGCTAAATGAAGGAGACGAAGTTATTCTTCCAGCTCCTTATTGGGTTTCTTATTACGAAATTATTAAACTTTCTGGTGGAGTTCCTGTGGAAGTACCAACTTCAATTGATACCGATTTTAAAATTACAGCAGAACAATTAGAAAAAGCAATTACTCCAAAAACGAAAATGATTTGGTACAGTTCTCCTTGTAACCCAAGTGGTTCAGTTTACAGTAGAGAAGAATTAACTGCTTTAGCTAAAGTATTAGAAAAACATCCAAACATATACGTAGTTTCTGATGAAATCTATGAACATATTAACTTCACTGGAACATTTTGCAGTATTGCATCTATTCCAGGAATGTTAGAAAAAACAATTACTGTTAATGGTGTTGCCAAAGCATTTGCTATGACAGGTTGGAGAATTGGTTACATTGGTGCACCAGAATTTATTGCAAAAGCATGTACAAAAATTCAAGGACAAGTAACTAGTGGAGCAAATTCTATTGCACAACGCGCTACTATTGCCGCTGTTGAAGCAGATCCAAAGGTATTAAATTACATGGTGGAAGCATTTCATAAAAGACGTGATTTAGTCGTTGGATTAATTAAAGAAATTCCAGGATTAAAAATCAACGTTCCAGAAGGCGCATTTTATGTTTTCCCAGATGTTTCATCATTTTTTGGAAAAACCTTAAACGGAACCAAAATTGAAAATGCTACTGATTTCTCAATGTATCTTTTAGCTGAAGCTAATGTAGCTACAGTTACTGGAGAAGCTTTTGGAAATCCAGACTGCATTAGATTCTCTTATGCTACAAGCGAAGAATTATTAGTCGAGGCAATGCGCAGAATAAAACAAGCTTTAGCTTAA